One part of the Paraglaciecola sp. L3A3 genome encodes these proteins:
- a CDS encoding bifunctional protein-serine/threonine kinase/phosphatase, with product MEKLKLEFGGFSSQGVKAENQDAFAAYLPKDHDLESKGAVATIADGVSVCSRAKEAANTCVSNFIQDYYQTPPTWTVKRAVGQVLQGLNRWCHGQHDYENGGHSQLVTTFSGMLFKSTSGFIVHAGDSRIYRVQGNELEQLTTDHVFPQGGKNVLTRAVGIDAHLDVDYSTVDLTRGDIYLFTSDGVHEFLTNKKLLALIHDSDYGLEQRAHNIVQAALDAGSDDNVTCLLVYVVELPTASLDEHFRQISRLAMPPALEVGMKLEGYRVVQTLFNGTRSSLYKVINEEDDKVYGLKIPSQYFADDPVYLSGFLREEWIGQHIKHHNVMAVYKRPDNAKFIYHLCEYIEGQTLRQWMVDNPQPSLEQVRKIISQLVAALRILQRKDMVHRDVKPENVMISHNGEVKLIDFGTVLVNALAETNSLPDEDVAVGSVHYIAPEYLLTHKSDHQSDLFSVAVVVYEMLAGQLPFKDFKYQDYIPNSYDEWQYQSIRLLRPDLPLWVDLTLRKALQPNPKYRYEAFSELLMDLDKPNQVMLGALQKQPLIKRNPILVYQGLCVIQFVLIIILVIQLT from the coding sequence GGAAAAACTAAAGTTAGAATTCGGCGGTTTTTCCAGTCAAGGAGTGAAGGCTGAGAATCAAGATGCCTTCGCCGCTTATTTACCCAAAGATCATGATCTGGAAAGCAAAGGGGCTGTCGCCACTATTGCTGATGGCGTAAGTGTTTGTTCACGAGCCAAAGAAGCTGCCAATACTTGCGTCAGTAATTTTATTCAAGATTATTATCAAACCCCACCTACTTGGACAGTCAAAAGAGCTGTCGGCCAAGTCTTACAAGGGCTTAATCGTTGGTGCCACGGTCAACATGACTATGAAAATGGCGGTCATAGTCAATTGGTCACTACTTTTAGTGGCATGTTATTTAAATCGACTTCAGGGTTTATTGTTCATGCAGGCGATAGTCGAATTTATCGTGTGCAAGGTAATGAATTAGAACAACTGACAACGGATCATGTTTTCCCACAAGGCGGCAAAAATGTCTTAACACGTGCAGTAGGAATAGACGCTCATCTAGACGTAGATTACAGCACAGTCGATCTTACAAGAGGTGATATTTATCTGTTCACTTCGGATGGAGTACATGAGTTTCTAACGAACAAAAAATTATTGGCGCTAATTCATGACTCTGATTACGGGTTAGAGCAGCGAGCACATAATATTGTACAAGCAGCACTTGATGCGGGCAGTGACGATAACGTAACTTGTTTATTGGTTTATGTTGTTGAATTACCTACAGCCAGTTTAGACGAACACTTTCGACAAATTAGCCGTTTGGCTATGCCTCCGGCTTTAGAAGTTGGTATGAAGCTAGAAGGTTATCGAGTGGTACAAACCTTGTTTAATGGTACTCGAAGTAGCTTGTACAAAGTTATTAATGAAGAAGATGATAAGGTATATGGTTTAAAAATTCCTTCCCAATATTTTGCTGATGATCCCGTTTATCTGAGTGGTTTTTTACGTGAAGAGTGGATAGGTCAGCACATTAAACATCATAATGTGATGGCTGTGTATAAACGCCCTGACAATGCTAAGTTTATCTATCACTTATGTGAATACATAGAAGGTCAAACGCTAAGACAATGGATGGTAGACAATCCTCAACCTAGTCTTGAACAAGTGCGCAAGATCATTAGCCAATTGGTGGCAGCTTTACGAATATTACAACGTAAAGATATGGTGCACAGAGATGTCAAACCTGAAAACGTAATGATTAGCCATAATGGTGAAGTAAAGTTAATTGATTTTGGCACTGTATTGGTCAATGCCTTAGCCGAAACGAACTCATTGCCTGATGAAGATGTAGCTGTGGGGTCAGTGCATTATATTGCTCCAGAATATTTGTTAACACATAAAAGTGATCATCAGAGTGACTTATTTTCTGTGGCCGTAGTGGTGTATGAAATGTTAGCGGGCCAGCTTCCATTTAAAGACTTTAAATATCAGGATTATATCCCTAATTCATATGACGAATGGCAGTATCAAAGTATTCGGTTGCTAAGACCTGATTTACCATTGTGGGTCGATTTAACTTTACGCAAAGCTCTACAGCCCAATCCTAAGTATAGGTATGAGGCGTTTTCTGAACTGCTTATGGATTTAGACAAACCCAATCAGGTGATGTTAGGGGCCTTACAGAAACAACCTTTAATCAAACGAAACCCTATCTTGGTGTATCAGGGGCTGTGTGTGATCCAGTTTGTGCTGATTATTATCTTAGTGATTCAACTGACGTAA